Proteins encoded within one genomic window of Dehalococcoidia bacterium:
- a CDS encoding acyltransferase family protein has protein sequence MNQQRLYYLDALRAFAMLLGIVLHAGMPLYPWRSWSGDESAQALSIDILMGSIHSFRMPLFFLLSGFFALMLLNRRGITGFVRHRLRRVALPFAVGYPVILISMIGAYIAGFIAIVIGDPDLGKELEAKMEDGEESGGFDLMHLWFLWYLSLFVGTFALMMKFLQSIRIPEALQFTLRKVLMLTIPLLLLIPYLFMPRDGTPEVDTYSLLNWRMFTYYFGYFLFGALLFGQNTKSGQPLIEWIGNKWKFLLSVALTLLMFSFALTDFTKSSVWWFVYCVVHISACWCFCFGFIGLFNRYFSEGKYWIRYWSDASFFMYLMHLPVLVFMQAIVIPIPVPLIAKFLLQCLLAVGMLYVMYRFAVRYTWIGRLLNGKRTRDGDRELKDTLVA, from the coding sequence ATGAACCAGCAACGACTCTATTACCTAGATGCATTGAGAGCATTCGCTATGTTGCTGGGAATCGTTCTCCACGCTGGCATGCCTTTGTACCCTTGGCGGTCTTGGTCTGGAGATGAGTCGGCTCAGGCATTGTCCATAGATATCCTTATGGGTTCGATTCATTCATTCCGGATGCCACTGTTTTTTTTACTTAGCGGATTCTTTGCGCTGATGCTCCTTAATCGCAGAGGAATTACAGGATTTGTTCGGCATCGATTGCGCCGTGTTGCTTTACCTTTCGCTGTAGGCTATCCAGTTATTTTGATATCAATGATTGGAGCTTATATTGCCGGCTTTATAGCGATTGTAATTGGAGATCCTGATCTGGGGAAAGAACTTGAGGCAAAAATGGAAGACGGTGAGGAATCCGGAGGATTTGACCTTATGCACCTTTGGTTCCTCTGGTATCTCTCTCTGTTTGTCGGGACATTTGCATTGATGATGAAATTTCTGCAATCGATAAGAATACCTGAAGCACTGCAGTTCACCTTACGCAAAGTGTTGATGCTTACCATACCTTTACTGCTGCTTATCCCTTATCTTTTTATGCCCCGAGACGGCACTCCTGAGGTGGATACGTATAGTCTCCTGAACTGGAGAATGTTTACCTACTATTTCGGGTATTTCCTTTTCGGGGCATTGCTGTTTGGGCAAAATACCAAATCAGGGCAGCCTCTTATTGAGTGGATAGGCAATAAATGGAAATTCCTCTTATCTGTTGCATTAACCTTGCTGATGTTTAGCTTCGCGCTAACAGATTTCACAAAGTCTTCAGTGTGGTGGTTTGTTTATTGCGTGGTACATATATCTGCTTGCTGGTGCTTTTGCTTTGGGTTTATTGGCTTGTTTAACAGGTACTTTTCTGAAGGGAAGTATTGGATTCGCTACTGGTCAGATGCTTCGTTTTTTATGTACCTCATGCACCTCCCAGTACTTGTTTTCATGCAGGCGATCGTTATTCCTATCCCCGTACCATTAATTGCAAAATTTCTATTACAGTGCCTGCTTGCGGTGGGGATGTTGTATGTGATGTACCGATTTGCCGTGCGTTATACATGGATAGGGAGATTGCTCAATGGGAAGCGCACTAGAGATGGGGACCGTGAGCTGAAAGATACATTGGTTGCTTAG
- a CDS encoding HIT domain-containing protein: protein MSKTFEQLSHFISTTMRMSHIYQPVMLIELLRKNGEATVSEIAQAILLMDPSQADYYEQITLKMPGKVLTTNHKITSKTKNTYTLPGFNQLTSGEVTELIKLCNDRINTYQAARSDPWSHRRKSTGYVSGSLKYEVLKRAHGRCELCGVSKDKKALEVDHIVPRSLQGTDDLSNLQALCYSCNAMKQNRDDTDFRSINEVYEIRDSECVFCQPSHTNTIEQEQNELCYALNDAFPVTPLHTLVIPNRHVSDFFDLFQPELNAINALLFSAKSRIKKNDPTVTGFNIGINAGHDAGQTIFHCHVHLIPRRPGDVNNPRGGVRGVLPLKQQY from the coding sequence ATGTCGAAAACATTTGAACAATTATCACATTTTATTTCTACAACGATGCGAATGTCGCATATATATCAACCCGTGATGCTTATTGAATTACTTCGCAAAAATGGAGAAGCAACCGTTTCAGAAATCGCACAGGCGATTCTATTGATGGACCCTTCTCAAGCTGATTATTACGAGCAAATCACACTGAAAATGCCGGGGAAGGTACTCACTACTAATCACAAAATTACAAGCAAAACTAAGAATACGTACACTCTACCGGGTTTTAATCAGCTCACATCAGGAGAAGTTACTGAATTGATAAAGCTTTGCAATGACCGAATAAACACATACCAGGCGGCGCGGTCTGATCCATGGTCACACAGGCGTAAATCGACAGGATATGTATCAGGCTCATTGAAGTACGAGGTCCTTAAACGAGCTCATGGGCGATGTGAGCTTTGTGGCGTATCTAAAGACAAAAAGGCATTAGAAGTAGATCACATAGTGCCTCGAAGCCTGCAGGGAACTGATGATTTAAGTAACCTTCAAGCACTTTGCTATTCATGCAACGCAATGAAGCAAAACAGAGACGATACTGATTTTCGAAGTATCAATGAAGTTTATGAAATTAGAGACAGCGAATGCGTTTTTTGCCAACCTTCCCATACCAATACCATTGAACAAGAGCAAAACGAATTATGCTATGCGCTAAATGACGCTTTCCCAGTAACTCCTCTACACACACTTGTAATACCTAACCGACACGTAAGTGACTTTTTTGATCTGTTTCAACCTGAGTTAAACGCTATTAACGCTCTTTTATTCAGTGCCAAATCTAGAATTAAAAAAAATGACCCCACCGTAACAGGTTTCAACATAGGCATTAATGCCGGCCATGATGCCGGCCAGACCATTTTTCATTGCCATGTCCATTTAATCCCACGGCGCCCAGGTGATGTAAATAACCCCAGAGGTGGAGTTCGTGGCGTCCTCCCCTTAAAACAGCAATATTAA
- a CDS encoding class I SAM-dependent methyltransferase: MSINIDEILDEGLQYHGVHFASKPAALRQLVLVRDILDALPEGDWVTGVDIGSKYDDLGQMLKAHNVRCTRVDIENRPGDGEFVLGDGESLPFADNSVGFAVLSHVMAHVEHLDRMMSEVARILIPGGRVFILQSNRYGWWKFWGYYLRRNDRVVHWRTIDAWGMQHWLADAGLGIEKMYAPYHFYLHSKLSGFFYKLDRVLERRVPKAIATQWLVRAKKPDKDLPFPSRKRSLTLPEKATLIVIATLQAVGIKALELALRLLKGGKSVAEQT; the protein is encoded by the coding sequence ATGTCTATAAATATTGATGAGATTTTAGATGAGGGACTTCAATACCATGGAGTTCATTTTGCTTCAAAGCCAGCAGCTCTCAGGCAGCTGGTTTTAGTTCGGGATATCTTGGATGCATTGCCTGAAGGTGACTGGGTCACTGGAGTAGATATTGGGTCGAAATATGATGACCTTGGGCAAATGCTGAAGGCTCATAACGTTCGATGCACACGGGTAGATATAGAAAACAGACCAGGTGATGGTGAATTTGTACTAGGGGACGGGGAATCATTACCTTTTGCGGACAATTCGGTGGGCTTTGCAGTGCTTTCGCACGTTATGGCTCATGTTGAGCACTTGGATAGGATGATGAGCGAAGTTGCCAGAATTTTGATACCTGGGGGGCGTGTATTTATTTTACAGTCCAATCGATACGGCTGGTGGAAATTTTGGGGGTATTACCTGCGTAGGAACGATCGCGTTGTTCACTGGCGCACTATAGATGCCTGGGGCATGCAACACTGGTTAGCAGATGCGGGACTGGGTATAGAAAAAATGTATGCCCCGTACCATTTCTATCTCCATAGCAAACTAAGTGGATTTTTCTATAAATTGGACCGCGTACTGGAAAGGCGGGTCCCGAAAGCTATCGCAACGCAGTGGCTAGTTCGAGCAAAAAAGCCAGATAAAGACCTCCCTTTCCCCTCTAGGAAACGTTCTCTAACATTGCCAGAAAAAGCTACTTTGATTGTAATTGCAACATTGCAAGCAGTTGGTATAAAAGCCCTGGAACTGGCGTTACGATTACTAAAAGGTGGAAAGTCAGTCGCTGAGCAGACATAA
- a CDS encoding ABC transporter ATP-binding protein/permease, giving the protein MLKLFRILEKRERRIFAFVVAVMLLMGVTQLVGIGALFPFITLLADPDQLQQNGLLSRAYDAFGFESSRSFLVFVGGVALLALVITNVVTAFGLYVTEKYARSMQHKLSARLFEGYLSRPYSFFLSGNSSDLSRNVLIETGILVEGVVIPTIQVMTGIIISFFILSFLIWLNPLMTLIVVIAMGASYFIVYLIVSRLMSIFGKKRFEANAARFRSANEAFAGIKDLKVLGRQDEYERRFRGSSREFTNALVVESVSAQLPRFLIETIAFGGILVMVLYLLLTGAAFKEIVILASIFAFAGYRTLPALQQIYRASAKLKFTEIVAETLIGDLDKDKSSIAFSSNSNVEVKLDDAIALKGVSFSYSERNSEALQNVTLEIKKGSFVAVVGRTGSGKTTLVDLMLGLLEPSSGQFLVDEVKIDQSSAPSWRRQVGYVPQQIFLSDDTLASNIALGISQNLIDLEKVKRAASIAQVEEFLDQLPDGFNTLIGERGVRLSGGQRQRVGIARAIYSSPSILILDEATSSLDSITERAVMDAIEQLRGDMTIIVVAHRLSTVMSSEEIYVFDSGSLVDHGSYKDLVKNSDLFQELASMFEEESSK; this is encoded by the coding sequence ATGTTGAAGTTATTCAGAATACTGGAAAAGCGTGAACGTAGGATTTTTGCGTTTGTAGTAGCAGTTATGCTGCTTATGGGCGTTACTCAGCTTGTCGGGATTGGTGCATTATTTCCTTTCATAACTCTTTTGGCAGATCCTGATCAGCTGCAGCAGAATGGTTTACTTTCCCGAGCATATGACGCTTTTGGGTTTGAGAGTTCACGTTCTTTTTTGGTTTTTGTAGGAGGAGTTGCACTTCTTGCCCTAGTAATTACCAATGTGGTCACTGCATTCGGGTTGTATGTAACAGAAAAATACGCTCGCTCGATGCAGCATAAATTGTCTGCAAGGTTGTTCGAAGGCTATCTTTCAAGGCCCTACTCTTTTTTCCTGTCGGGTAACTCTAGTGATCTTTCGCGGAATGTATTGATTGAGACAGGTATTCTTGTTGAAGGTGTGGTCATACCTACTATTCAAGTGATGACCGGAATTATCATTTCATTTTTCATTTTGAGTTTTTTGATATGGCTTAATCCATTGATGACTCTGATAGTGGTAATTGCAATGGGAGCTTCATATTTTATTGTGTACCTAATAGTGAGTCGTTTGATGTCAATTTTTGGAAAGAAGCGCTTCGAGGCGAATGCGGCTAGATTCCGCTCTGCTAATGAGGCGTTTGCGGGGATTAAAGATTTGAAAGTGCTCGGTCGGCAGGATGAGTATGAGCGTAGGTTTAGGGGCAGCTCGCGTGAATTCACTAACGCACTGGTTGTAGAGTCAGTATCTGCCCAATTACCTCGATTTTTGATTGAAACGATTGCCTTTGGTGGAATATTGGTAATGGTTCTATATCTGCTACTTACTGGAGCAGCGTTTAAAGAAATTGTGATACTGGCAAGTATTTTTGCTTTTGCTGGTTATCGAACATTACCTGCGCTACAGCAAATATATCGTGCTTCCGCAAAGCTAAAATTCACTGAAATAGTTGCAGAGACCTTGATTGGCGATCTTGATAAAGATAAGTCCAGTATTGCTTTCTCTTCGAATAGTAACGTTGAGGTTAAGCTTGATGATGCTATAGCTCTGAAGGGCGTAAGTTTTTCCTATAGCGAGAGAAATTCTGAGGCACTTCAGAATGTCACTTTGGAAATAAAGAAAGGTTCTTTTGTAGCTGTAGTAGGCAGAACAGGTTCAGGCAAAACTACATTGGTTGATTTGATGCTTGGGTTGTTGGAGCCTAGCTCAGGTCAATTTTTAGTGGACGAGGTGAAAATTGATCAGTCCAGCGCACCTTCGTGGAGACGGCAGGTAGGTTATGTGCCTCAACAGATTTTCTTATCAGATGACACATTGGCCTCGAATATTGCTCTCGGTATTTCGCAGAATTTAATAGATTTAGAAAAAGTAAAACGTGCTGCGTCTATTGCCCAGGTTGAGGAATTTCTAGATCAGCTGCCTGATGGATTTAACACATTGATCGGCGAGCGAGGGGTACGTTTAAGTGGCGGGCAGCGCCAGAGGGTTGGCATAGCACGTGCAATTTATTCTTCGCCATCCATCTTAATTTTGGATGAAGCTACGAGCTCGTTAGATTCAATTACCGAGCGTGCAGTTATGGATGCTATAGAGCAGCTTAGAGGAGATATGACAATAATTGTAGTTGCGCATAGATTGTCCACGGTGATGAGCAGTGAGGAAATCTATGTTTTTGACTCCGGCTCACTAGTCGATCATGGTAGCTACAAGGATCTTGTAAAAAATAGCGATTTATTCCAAGAATTAGCGTCTATGTTTGAAGAGGAATCAAGCAAGTAG